Proteins from one Rosa chinensis cultivar Old Blush chromosome 7, RchiOBHm-V2, whole genome shotgun sequence genomic window:
- the LOC112179578 gene encoding protein DETOXIFICATION 49, whose protein sequence is MSTQLANSLIPQNQSPQKTHVSLALNEAKSIASIAFPMVLTGLLLYSRSMISMLFLGHLGELALAGGSLAIGFANITGYSVLSGLAMGMEPICGQAFGAKRFKVLGHTLQRTVILLFLISIPISFLWFNMKRILLFCGQKDEIANEAQSYILYSLPDLIAQSLLHPLRIYLRTQSITVPLTCCATLAILLHLPINYLLVSVLDLGIKGVALSGVWTNVNLVGSLIVYITVSGVYKKTWGGFSTQYFFNGWKSLLNLAVPSCISVCLEWWWYEIMILLCGLLLDPQATVASMGILIQTTSLIYIFPSSLSFGVSTRVGNELGANRPERAKLAAIIGLSYSFVFGFSALLFAVMVRNIWATMFTQDSQIIALTSMVLPIVGLCELGNCPQTTGCGVLRGSARPKLGANINLGCFYLVGMPVAVWLSFFSGFDFRGLWLGLLAAQGSCVVTMLFVLARTNWELQAKRAKELTAESYTVDDGSKDFDEADSSLNLLVNTECDNSQV, encoded by the coding sequence ATGTCGACCCAGTTAGCTAATTCTTTGATTCCTCAAAACCAAAGTCCCCAAAAGACCCATGTCTCTCTTGCTCTCAATGAAGCCAAGTCCATAGCCAGCATAGCTTTCCCAATGGTATTAACCGGCCTATTACTCTATTCTCGCTCCATGATCTCTATGCTTTTCCTTGGTCACCTTGGTGAGCTTGCTTTGGCCGGCGGGTCCCTCGCTATCGGCTTTGCTAACATTACAGGGTATTCTGTTCTCTCTGGCCTAGCCATGGGGATGGAACCCATTTGTGGCCAAGCTTTTGGAGCGAAACGATTCAAAGTTCTAGGCCATACCCTCCAGAGAACAGTGATTctccttttcttgatttcaatCCCCATATCATTTCTGTGGTTCAACATGAAGAGAATCCTGCTTTTTTGTGGTCAAAAAGACGAAATTGCAAATGAAGCTCAATCTTATATTCTCTATTCTCTTCCGGACCTTATTGCACAAAGTCTTTTGCACCCTTTACGTATCTATCTCCGAACTCAATCCATAACGGTGCCTCTAACATGCTGTGCAACTCTGGCCATCCTACTCCACCTTCCCATCAACTATCTCCTTGTCTCTGTGCTTGATCTTGGAATCAAAGGCGTAGCTTTAAGCGGGGTTTGGACCAATGTCAACCTGGTAGGATCATTGATCGTCTACATCACCGTCTCGGGAGTGTACAAGAAAACATGGGGCGGTTTTTCAACACAGTACTTCTTCAATGGTTGGAAAAGTCTATTGAATTTGGCTGTTCCAAGCTGCATTTCGGTTTGTTTAGAGTGGTGGTGGTACGAGATCATGATCTTGCTTTGTGGACTGTTACTTGACCCACAAGCAACGGTTGCTTCAATGGGAATTCTGATCCAGACCACATCATTGATCTACATTTTCCCATCTTCTTTAAGCTTTGGTGTATCAACAAGGGTGGGTAACGAGCTCGGGGCTAATAGGCCTGAAAGAGCAAAACTTGCTGCGATCATAGGCCTCTCTTATAGCTTCGTTTTCGGATTCTCAGCATTGTTATTTGCTGTCATGGTAAGAAACATATGGGCAACTATGTTCACACAAGACTCACAAATTATTGCATTAACATCAATGGTGTTGCCAATCGTTGGGCTATGTGAGCTTGGAAACTGTCCACAAACAACGGGTTGTGGAGTTTTGAGAGGATCAGCTAGGCCTAAATTGGGAGCAAACATAAACTTGGGTTGCTTCTATTTAGTGGGAATGCCTGTTGCTGTGTGGTTGAGTTTCTTTTCAGGATTTGATTTTAGAGGACTCTGGCTTGGTCTTTTGGCAGCTCAAGGCTCGTGTGTCGTGACCATGTTGTTTGTTTTGGCTCGAACCAATTGGGAACTTCAAGCTAAAAGAGCAAAGGAGCTTACTGCAGAAAGTTACACTGTTGATGATGGTtctaaagattttgatgaagctgATTCTTCTTTGAATTTGTTAGTAAACACAGAATGTGATAATTCACAAGTATAA